A stretch of Phragmites australis chromosome 12, lpPhrAust1.1, whole genome shotgun sequence DNA encodes these proteins:
- the LOC133886968 gene encoding uncharacterized protein LOC133886968, whose translation MAAQAQLRATDSGGGDKDSDGLIVAVSLCFLHDLLGVVAFLACHPLHAAYFLFFARHLLSLASFFYPLLVSTALLLAVLVTVGPYIGGAEWRGVRSLGRTCGIAVAALCAELRPEGAGGDVASLVGQLCSFVLGPGDAASVLRVGEIMGELCDIGGSCFVLEEKSLLLLGGDECKELAFQLPLMDGCINEKSFLDHEDFGDFRDEIDDKVVVSEDLKGSDSLAEQCCPSETIFVQEIEAEDVIQDQRLILSGMEEISDGIEEKRLECDPVSVEIKKCEPVESMEIKKSEPVESMEIKKYEPVESMEIQKCEPVKPVEVKKFKPVEPTGIKTREPVKPHSSIAQRIKLWEAQVSGNFKPVLEEKEDSSVEFSLENGSLRDVKKQAQFETDPCVEKCGSEQEAQELASVEQSVEQQQAQAFVDVKECVHPETETFAGKCSHDVQAEETGIVAHTEQEFQEQDCQYAHLKTKTSAEKCSQDTQAEESAPIAHAEIELHEQGCKDAQPEPELQEQEYKIARSEQELQEREEYKDVTESPVMCNERENSLKFTSIAGRVHSRSSSENLVSEGSPLPKEKEWKRTLACKLYEERMQLRLCRDRAVVEGSDNMDMLWEAYEVGSGSNGRGVKRGTGIVKGDAKKQDEFVEEGDGEEEEDEHDNEGSMKQLCCLQALKFSTRKMNFGGGKRSLAKITKVLKRMTALSRVGSQRKRPDEGQQW comes from the coding sequence aTGGCGGCGCAGGCCCAGCTGCGCGCCAccgacagcggcggcggcgacaaggACAGCGACGGCTTAATAGTGGCCGTGTCCCTCTGCTTCCTGCACGACCTGCTCGGCGTCGTGGCGTTCCTGGCCTGCCACCCGCTTCATGCGGCCTACTTCCTCTTCTTCGcccgccacctcctctccctcgcCTCATTCTTCTACCCGCTCCTCGTCTCCAcggccctcctcctcgccgtgcTTGTCACCGTCGGCCCGTACATCGGCGGCGCGGAGTGGCGGGGGGTCAGGTCCCTCGGCAGGACCTGCGGCATTGCCGTCGCCGCGCTCTGCGCCGAGCTCCGGCCGGAAGGAGCAGGCGGAGACGTTGCCAGTCTGGTCGGGCAGCTCTGCTCCTTCGTCCTCGGCCCCGGCGACGCCGCTTCCGTTCTCCGCGTGGGCGAGATCATGGGTGAGCTTTGCGATATTGGTGGTTcttgctttgtgcttgaggAGAAGAGCTTGTTGTTACTAGGTGGTGACGAGTGCAAGGAGCTTGCATTTCAGCTCCCATTGATGGATGGTTGCATTAATGAGAAAAGCTTCTTAGATCATGAGGATTTTGGTGATTTTAGGGATGAAATTGATGACAAAGTTGTGGTTTCCGAGGATTTGAAGGGCTCTGATTCTTTAGCAGAGCAATGTTGCCCAAGTGAGACaatatttgtgcaagaaatAGAAGCAGAGGATGTCATTCAGGATCAGCGGTTGATCTTGTCAGGCATGGAAGAGATCAGTGACGGTATTGAGGAGAAAAGACTGGAGTGTGATCCTGTGTCAGTGGAGATCAAGAAATGTGAGCCAGTAGAATCAATGGAGATCAAGAAATCTGAGCCAGTAGAATCAATGGAGATCAAGAAATATGAGCCGGTGGAATCAATGGAGATCCAGAAATGTGAGCCTGTGAAACCTGTGGAGGTCAAGAAATTTAAGCCAGTAGAACCAACGGGGATCAAGACACGGGAGCCGGTGAAACCTCATTCTTCGATTGCTCAGCGCATCAAACTATGGGAAGCACAAGTGTCTGGCAATTTCAAGCCAGTTCTTGAGGAAAAGGAAGACAGTTCAGTGGAATTCAGTTTGGAGAATGGGTCACTCAGGGATGTGAAGAAACAAGCGCAATTCGAGACTGATCCTTGCGTCGAAAAATGTGGCAGTGAGCAGGAAGCTCAAGAGCTTGCTTCCGTTGAACAATCTGTGGAACAACAGCAGGCACAGGCATTTGTGGATGTGAAGGAATGTGTGCACCCGGAGACTGAAACTTTCGCCGGGAAATGCAGCCATGACGTGCAAGCTGAAGAGACAGGCATTGTCGCACACACCGAACAAGAATTTCAAGAACAAGACTGCCAATATGCACACTTGAAGACCAAAACTTCTGCCGAGAAATGCAGCCAAGACACGCAAGCAGAAGAGAGTGCCCCTATTGCACACGCTGAAATAGAACTGCATGAGCAAGGCTGCAAAGATGCGCAGCCTGAACCAGAGCTGCAAGAGCAGGAGTACAAAATTGCGCGATCTGAACAAGAACTGCAAGAAAGGGAGGAGTACAAGGACGTGACAGAATCTCCAGTCATGTGCAACGAGAGGGAGAATTCTCTGAAGTTTACATCCATCGCCGGCCGAGTGCATTCGAGGAGCTCATCGGAGAACCTTGTCAGCGAGGGGTCGCCGCTGCCAAAGGAGAAGGAGTGGAAGCGGACCCTGGCGTGCAAGCTCTACGAGGAGCGCATGCAGCTCAGGCTCTGCCGCGACCGCGCCGTGGTCGAGGGCAGTGACAACATGGACATGCTCTGGGAGGCCTACGAGGTAGGCAGCGGTAGCAACGGCAGAGGTGTGAAGCGTGGTACCGGCATTGTGAAAGGCGATGCCAAAAAACAAGATGAATTTGTTGAGGAAGGTgacggagaggaagaagaagatgaacatgaCAATGAAGGTTCAATGAAGCAGCTGTGCTGCCTTCAGGCTCTGAAGTTCTCCACCAGGAAGATGAACTTTGGAGGTGGCAAGCGTAGCCTGGCCAAGATCACAAAGGTCCTGAAGAGGATGACCGCGTTGTCGAGGGTCGGATCACAGCGCAAAAGACCGGATGAAGGTCAGCAGTGGTGA